The nucleotide sequence ACGTCGGTTCGCACAAGATCAAGCTTAACACCAAGTTCACCGATGCTGAATTCTGGCGGGTGACTGAATTTGAGTTTCTGGAAGGCAAACCCTACAACGAGCAGAATATTGCCAACAGTGATAACGTAGCGGTCATTACCGACGACTTTAAACGGCAGTATTTTGAAAACACCGACGAATCAGTCATTGGTAAGGATGTTGAAATCGAGAATATTCATTACCGGGTAATCGGGGTCGTGCGGGGGAGTTCCTACACCCGGTTGTTTACCTACGCGGACGTGTATTTTCCCTACACGGTTCCCAAAAGCAACTATCAGGATCCGGGTATGCGGGGGAATTACGTAGCCATGGTGCTGGCTAAAGATAAAGCTGATCTGAAGCCGATTCAGGATGAGTTTCAAAGCAACATCGGTCGGATTCCGCTGCCCGGTGTTCAGAATGGGTTTAAGTATGCCGTGCTGGAAGTGAAAAGCGAGCCTTACGTAGAGAATTTTCTGAGCATGATTCTGGGTGGGGGACCGGGCCTGAAAACCATATTCTTCGGCGTCATTGCCTTCATCATGTTCATGCTGATGGGCTTACCGGCGATCAATCTGGTAAACGTAAACGTCAGCCGGATCATGGAACGGGCTTCCGAAATCGGCATCCGGAAAGCCTTCGGGGCGCCCGTGCGTACGTTGCTCTGGCAGTTCATCGTCGAGAATATATTCATCACCTTCATTGGCGGAGCAATTGCCCTGGTGCTGACGCTGATCATTATTCAACTGATCAACCGCAGCGGCTGGATCGCCTACGCCGACCTGACCATCAACTTCAGCGTGTTTCTGGTCAGCATTCTGGTGTGTCTGGTTTTCGGGTTGCTATCCGGCGTGGCCCCAGCCTTACGGATGTCGAAACTGAACATTGCCGACGCGTTAAAAGCTAATTAGTGGATAAGCGATTGAGTGAATAAATTCTTCAGCCAATCGCTCATTCGCCCTTTCATGCATTCGCTCTTTCACTCTTTACGCCATGATACGTCATCTTTTTAAATTAATCTGGAACAAGAAAAAGGCCCACGCTTTGCTGATGGTGGAGATCTGGGCGTCGTTTATGGTGCTCTTCGGCCTGACAACGCTGATTGTGGTCAACGTCAGAAATTATAGCCAGCCCCTCGGTTTTGCCTATCAGAACGTATGGGCCATTGAGCTGAACAACAACCAGGATACGATGGCGGTTGCCGAAAAAGCGAAGGCAATCTTCCAGCGGCTTAAGTCCTATTCCGACGTGGAGTCGGTGTCGCGGATGAGCAACAACTTCCCGTTCTCGGCCAATACCATGAACAACATGGTGGAGCACAACAAAGCGCGTACGCTGGCCCATCAGTACGTGACCGATGAGAATTTTGCCCGGACGCTGGCCATGCCCGTTCTTGAAGGGAGCTGGTATCGCCGGGCCGACCGGGTGGGAAAATACAAGCCGGTTGTCATCAATCAGAAAGCCCGGGAAGAGTTGTTCGGGGACGAAAATCCGCTGGGTGGAATCATCAGTGATAACTTCAAGGTTACGGGGGTAGTCGGAAATTTCAAGGCTAAAGGCGAGTTTATGGCTAACCAGCCCGCCATGTTCGAACTTCTGGATGAAGATTCTTCGTGGGACAAAACGATGCTGGTTCGCGTAAAACCCGGCACCGACGCCATCTTCGAGGCCCGGCTGGTCAAAGACATCACATCCATGGCGAACGGATGGAGCGTGGAAGTTGACCACCTGACCGATTCCCGTCAGAATCAGCATAACCTGACGCTGGTGCCGGTAATCATTTTTCTGATCATCAGCAGCTTTCTGCTGATCAACGTCGGTCTGGGTTTATTTGGGGTGCTGAACCTGAGCATTGCCCGGCGACGGGGCGAAATTGGTCTGCGTCGGGCGTTGGGCGCTACCGGCAACGGCATCTCGACGCAGTTCATCGGCGAAATCTGGGTGCTGGCCACCTTCGGGCTGCTGATTGGGCTGCTGTTTGCCATGCAGTTTCCGCTGCTGAACGTGTTTGATCTGGAAGCGGGCGTCTACCTGACCGCCATCGTCATGTCGGTTATCGTCATCTACGTCATCGTTACGTTATGCGCCCTGTTCCCCAGCCGGCAAGCCGCCCAGATCCAACCCGCCGTGGCCCTCCATGAGGAGTAGGGGCATGGGGTAAGAGGTAAAGTCGTATTTTGGCGGCTTAACCGTAATTGTGCGAAAAATGAAAAGAAGCTTCCGGTTTGAAAGCCTTGAGGTTTGGCAGATCAGCATTGAACTAGGCGATCAATTGTTCGATATCGCTGACAATCTGGAGCAGATGAAACGTTACCGATTTGCCGAGCAACTTCGTGGAGCTGGAATGAGTATCTCCAACAATATTGCCGAAGGTTCCGAGTCAGTTTCGAAGAAAGAATTTTATCAGTTTTTGAATTTTGCCCGGCGATCCTGTTTTGAATGCGCAAATATTCTAATTGTCGTGCAGCGGAGAGGATATGTTTCTGAGGAAACAAAACAGCGACTTTTTGCTAGTCTGGATGAACTTAGCCGTAAGATCTCCAGCTTTCAGAAGGTTCTCTGTCCCGCCGATTAACCCTAAGCTCGCTGCCCCAAGCCCTTTGCCCAATGCTGCTCATTATTGACGACGACGTTGCGATTCAAACCTCACTTTCGCTGCTGTTCCGGCGGGAAGGCTTCGCCGTGCGCGTAGCCGACGGACCGTTTGAAACCCGCGAGGTGCTGGATGAAGAAACGCCGGAGTTGATTCTGCTCGACATGAACTTCTCGGTAGATACGTCGGGCGACGATGGATTACGGCTGCTCCGTCAAATCCGTGAGCGGCTGCCGCAGGTGCCGGTGGTTCTCATTACCGGCTGGGGCAGCATTGATCTTGCCGTCGAGGGCATGAAGGCCGGAGCCCGGGACTTTATTACCAAACCCTGGCAAAACGACCACCTGGTTCAGTCGGTGCGGACGGCACTGAAGCTGGCTGGTTCCGAACCTGCCTCTGCCAGTCGGCGGCAGCTGGATAGTCAGTTTCAGTTTGACAACATCGTGGGGGATGACCCTAACCTGCTCGATGTGTTAACCACCGTCGGGCGTGTGGCCCCAACAGATGCGCCGGTCCTGATTACGGGCGAAAGCGGTACGGGCAAGGAGCTCGTCGCCGAAGCCATCCACCAGAACAGTCGGCGCAAACGTCATCCGTTTGTTAAGGTTAACCTCGGGGGTATTTCCAGTACTTTGTTTGAGAGCGAACTGTTTGGCCACGTACGGGGTGCGTTCACCGACGCCAAAGCCGACCGTGTGGGTCGGTTTGAACTGGCTAACCGGGGCAGCATCTTTCTGGATGAAATTGGTGACCTCGACCCGGCCTCGCAGGTTAAACTCCTGCGCGTGCTGCAGGACCGCACCTTCGAGCCGCTCGGCAGCAGCAAGAGCCGCACGGTTGACGTCCGGGTGATCTGCGCTACGAACCGGAACCTGGAAGAAATGGTGAGCCGGGGCCAGTTTCGGGAAGATTTGTTTTATCGGATCAACCTGATTACGGTCCGGCTCCCGGCATTACGCGAACGCCCCGGCGATATACCGGCCCTGGTCAACTACTTTGTCAGCAACCTTCGGACCATCTACGCCCGGCCCGATCTGCGCGTCAGCCGGGAGGCCATGAACTGGCTCAAAACCCTGTCCTTACCGGGCAACATCCGGCAACTAAAAAACCTGGTCGAACGGACTGTCCTGCTGGCTCCTGGCAACGAACTGACCATTGCCGACTTCGAGAGGAACCGAACCGGATTGACGGACCGTCCCGTCCCCGCGACCGACACGTTGCCGGCGGTTGGGAGCATGACGCTCGAAGAAATCGAACACCAGATGATCGTTCGGGCCATGGCCTATCATAATAATCGGGTCGCCCGGGTGGCGCGGGCACTGGGTATTACCCGTTTTGCCTTGTACCGGCGTTTAGAGAAATTTGGCATTCCCTATACCGCCGAGGAATGAAGCTTTCGCTACGGTCCCGTTACCTGATCTATATCATTGTTGTCCATCTGGCGCTAGTCGGACTGACCTGGCTGGTGCTTCAAAAAGACAAGCTCTGGTTTATCGCTTCGGAGTTGCTGATTCTCACTTCCGCATACATAGCCATTCGCATTTACAAGGCCTTCCGGCAGCCCTCGGAATTTATCGCGTCGGGTGTAGAAGCCATCAAGGACAAAGACTTTACCGTGAAGTTCGTGCCGACGGGCAACGACGAAGTTGACGGTCTGATTCACGTCTATAACCTGATGATTGACCAGCTTCGCCAGGAACGTACGCGGCAGGCGGAACAGCGGTTTTTTCTCGATAAGCTAATCGAGGCTGCCCCCATTGCCATTCTAATTTTCGATTACGACGAACGCATTGCCGAAGCGAACCCGAAAGCCGCTGAACTGCTTGGGCAATCGGCCGATGCGTTGCGGAGCCGAACCATCGGCCAGTTAAATCATCCCGTGCTCAATCAGCTGGCGGGCGCGCCGGTCGGACTGACGCATACCGTAAAGCCGAATGGGGTTGAAACCTACCGAATCCTGCGGGGACAGTTCATGGACCGGGGTTTTCAGCGTCAGTTCATGCTGATCGAGGAGTTGACCGCCGAGATCATTGAAACCGAGAAGAAAGCCTACGGCAAAGTCATTCGGATGATGGCCCATGAGGTTAACAATTCCATTGGCGCCGTCAGCTCAATCCTGACCGTAACCGAGTCGGAGCTGGAAAACGCTGATCTGAAACGGGCCGTGCGCGTCGCCATTGAGCGTAATGACCGGCTGAATCGGTTCATGCGCCGGTTTGCCGACGTTGTGCGTTTGCCCGCCCCTATGCTCGTTGCTACCGACGTTACTGAACTGGCCCGCAACGTGCACCAGCTGATGGAGCCGCAGGCCAGCGCCCGCGGTGTTTCGCTAACGCTGCAAGTGCCGGATAGTCCGGTGATACAACCCGTGGATGTTGGCCAGATGGAGCAGGTCCTGGTGAATGTGGTGAAGAACGCTATTGAAGCCTGTGGACATGGGCAGACCGTGGTGATTCGGGTATCGGCGCAGCAGTTGATCGTGCGGAATGATGGAACGCCCATCCCTGATTCGGTGGCTGCTAATCTGTTTAACCCGTTTTTCAGCACCAAGCCCGACGGCCAGGGTATTGGGCTGACGCTCACCCGCGAAATTCTGCTGAATCATGGCTTTACGTTCTCACTCCTGACGGAAGCTGATGGCTGGACAGCCTTCACCATCCGGTGGAATGGCGTGCAGTCCTTTGCCTGATTGGCTCATAGCCTAGTGGTTACCCGCAAACAAAAAGGCCTGAACGTCGTGTTCAGGCCTTTTTGTTTGCGGACTAGTCTGGTCAGTGTAATCGCACCGGCTAAATAACTTCCATTTCCTCCGGCTTTTCCGTATCGCCCGTTTCGCGCCCGTCGGGTTGGGGCAGGGGCCGTTTTTCTTTAACGCCTTCTTCCGGTTGAACGTCTTTCCGACGGCTCAGATATGTATAGATCACCGGCACTACGTAAAGCGTCAGGATGAGTGAGAAGAGCAACCCGCCCACAATAACAATCCCCAGAGGAATCCGGCTTTTTGAAGCGGAACCTAAGGCGAGCGCCAGCGGCAGGGCGCCAAACGCGGCTACGAGCGTCGTCATCAGAATCGGACGAAGGCGCAGAGCGGCCGACTCGGCAGCGGCTTCAAATTTGTTTTTGCCGGTTAACCGCTGTTCATTGGCAAACTCCACGATCAGAATCCCGTTCTTGGTTACCAGACCAACGAGCATGATGATACCAATCTGGCTGAAGATATTGAGCGTCTGGTTGAACATCCAGAGCGAGAACACGGCCCCGGCCAGCGCCAGCGGTACCGTAATCATGATAATGAAGGGGTCAACAAACGAATCGAACTGCGCAGCCAGAATCAGGTACACCAGAATCAGGGCCAGCCCAAAGGCAAACAGCGTATTACCCGAGCTTTCTGCGTAATCGCGCGACGGACCGGAGAGGGCCGTCTGGAAGGAGTCGTCCAGCGTTCGGGCGGCAATCGCCTGCATGGCGGCTACCCCGTCACCTACGGTTTTGCCCGGAGCCAGACCGGCCGATACGGTCGCTGATTTGAACCGGTTGTAGTGGTAAACCTGCGGGGGGCTGCTCACCTCCTGGAATTTCACCAGGTTGTCCAGCTGAATCAGCGTACCCTGATTGGTACGGACGTAGAACGAGGCCAGATCGACGGGTTCGTCGCGGTCGCCCCGGGCTACCTGACCAATCACCTGATACTGTTTTCCATTCATCAGGAAATAAGCCAGCCGCCGGTTACTGAGAGCCAGCTGTAGCGTTTGCGCTACGTCCTGTACCGATACGCCCAGGTTGGTCGCTTTTTCGCGGTCAATGCTGATGTTGAGTTCAGGCTTGTTGAATTTAAGGTCAACATCGGAGTTCTGAAAGGTAGGGTCTTTCTGCACCTCTTCCAGGAAAGTTGGTAGTTTTTCCCGCAGCTTTTCAAAGTTCAGGTTCTGAATGACGAACTGCACGGGCAGACCACCGCCCCGGCCGACCTGAATGGTCTGGTCCTGGGTGGCGAACATGCGGGCCTCGCTGAACCGCTTCAGGTTTTTGGTCAGATAATCGACAATGTCCTGCTGCGACCGCTCGCGTTCGCTGGGGTCGGTCATGTTGACCATAACGAACGAAGAGTTGACGGCTCCTGCTCCCGAAAAGCCGGGGGCAACGACGCTAAACGCCAGTTTAGTCTCAGGAATCGAGTCAAGGACAAACTGCATAACCCTGTCGGTCGTAGTCGCCTGCGATTCGTAGCTGGTTCCTTCGGGCGACGTAATCGCGATCCGGGTCCGGCTGCGGTCTTCGAGCGGGGCAAGCTCAGACTTGAGCAGGGAACCTAAACCGAAAATCAACAGCAAACACGCGCCGATCATGACAAAGGCCCAGCCCCGTTTGCGCAAGAACGACTCCAGCGAACTGCGATACGATTGATCGAGCCATTCGAAAAAAGGTTCGGTTTTTCGGTAAAACCAGGACCGGCCGTGGTTTTTGCTGGTTAGTTTTACGCTCAATACCGGCGTCAGGGTCAGCGATACAAACGCCGAAATCAGAACGGCTCCTGCAACAACGACGCCGAACTCCCGGAAAAGCCGACCCACAAACCCCTGCAGAAAGATAACCGGCAGAAACACAATCGCCAGGGTAATACTTGTGGCAATAACGGCGAAGAAAATCTCATTGGAGCCTTCCTTCGCAGCTTGTTTAGTATCCATGCCCTGCTCAATCTTCTTGAAGATGTTCTCTGTCACGACGATACCATCGTCCACAACCAGACCCGTAGCCAGCACGATCCCCAGCAGCGTCAGGACGTTGATACTAAAGTCGGCTACGTACATAATAAAGAACGCACCAATGAGCGACACCGGAATGTCAATCAGCGGCCGGAAGGCGATCAGCCAGTCGCGGAAGAAGAAGTAAATCACCAGTACGACCAGTACGAATGAAATCAACAGCGTTTCGCCGACTTCCTCAATAGCCCGACGAATGAACGTAGACCGGTCAATCCCGATACTTACCCGAATATCGTCCGGCAGGTCTCTTTTTAAAGCGTCGAAACGTCGGTAGAACTCGTCGGCAATGCTCACGTAGTTGGCCCCCGGTTGCGGGATCAGGGCCAGAACAACACCCACCACGCCATTCTGCTTCGAGATCGTTTCTTCGTTTTCAGCGCCCAGCGTGGCCGTTCCCACATCCTTAAAGCGAACGATCTGGTTTGCCGTCTGCCGAAGGATCAGGTTGTTGAAATCATCTTCCGTTGTAAGCCGACCAACGGCCTTAACGGTCAGTTCGGTATTGTTGCCATACACTTTACCGCCCGGCAGTTCTACGTTCTGCGAGGTCAGCGCATTCTGAATATCCTGTGTGGTCAGGCGGTAAGCCGACAGCTTGATTGGATCAATCCAGAGCCGCATGGCCTGACGTTTGAGACCATACACGTTGGCCTGGCTAACGCCCGGAATGGTCTGGAGCCGCTCCTGCAGCACGTTTTCGGCGTAGTCCGACAACTGAGTCGGATTCCGCGTCGTACTCTGAACGGTCATAAAAATAATTGGATCGGAGTTGGCGTCGGCCTTCGTCACCACGGGCGGAGCGTCAATGTCCTGCGGAAGCTGACGCTGCGCCTGAGCGACCTTATCGCGCACGTCGTTGGCAGCCTGTTCCAGGTCGGCGTCGAGGTTAAACTCTACGGTAATGGTGCTGGCACCCAGGGCGCTATTGGAGGAGATCGTCCGAATACCCTCGATGCTGTTCAGCGATTTTTCGATGGGCTCCGTAATCTGCGACTCAATGATGTCCGGGTTAGCGCCGGTATAGTTCGTCCGCACGGATATAACCGGCGGGTCAATGGCCGGATACTCACGAACGCCCAGGAACGTAAAGCCAATGATACCGAACAGCACGATAACGATGGACATCACCATCGCAAAAACGGGTCGGTTAAGACTTAATTCGGGGAGACTCATATAGTTGAGTTATAAAGATTTAAGTTTCAGAGTTAAAGAGTTGTACGGTCATAAAGTTTAAGGGTTTGAATAAATAGGCCCCAAACCCACGGATGACTTCATGCCGCACCAACTCTACGGCTCAGTTCTGCGCTACCTTCGGCCCGCTGCCCGGCAGGGTTATGACCCGATTGACCTTAACCGGCACGTCGGGCTTGAGAAACAGCAGACCGGTAGTTGCTACCGTATCGCCCGCCTGTACGCCCGATAAAACCTGAATGGTGCCCGCCGTGCGAAGCCCCGTCTTTACGTCGCGAAACTGAGCTTTGCCGTTTTTTACAACCACCACCTGGTTCGTCCGGGTCTGGGGAATGATGGCCTGCGTAGGAACTACGAGGCTTTTTTCGTTCTGGATCGTCAGCGTTACGCGGGCGAAGGTGCCGGGTCGGAACCGCAACGAAGGGTTACTGACGCGCGCCCGGATACGCAGGTTACGTGTTTCCTCTTCTACGCCTGGTTCAATGGCGTAAACAACGCCCTGACTGGGATTGCTGGCGCCGTCAACCAGGAAAGAGATCGTGCTGCCGGTATGAACCGACTGCCCGTATTTTTCGGGGATGGAGAAGTCGAGTTTCAAGGAGGAAATCTGCTGAAGCCGGGCAATCAGCGTATTGGGCGATACAACCGCTCCTGAACTGACGTTACGCAAGCCGATAATACCTGAAAAAGGCGCCCGAATTTCGGTCCGCTGTAGATTGGCCCGAACCAGCTCAATGTCGGCCAGACTGCTGCGTAAATTGGTGGTGGCAATGTCGAATTCCTGCTGGCTGATACCGCCACGGTCCAGTAGTTGCTTATTCCGCTCTTCGGTGCGCCGGGCGTTGTCGGCCTGGGCCTGCAGTTTCTGGAGCTGCGCCCGCAGATCGGCGTCAAACAGCTTGACCAGCAGATCGCCCTTCTGGACCGGCTGACCTTCGCGAATGTTGAGTTGGGTGATGCGGGCCGATATTTCAGGGTAAATGTCTACCTGTTCGGCGGCCAGGAGTGAGCCACTGGATACTACTTCTTCTTTCAGACTCTGGGAGACAACTACGAACCCATTTACCGCCGGGGTGGGACCCCGGCCAGCACCGCCCGGCCCGCCTTTTCCAGCCCCGCCTTTTCCACCGTCGCCACCGCCCGGTGCGCCCGATGAGGCTCCCGGAGCCGGATGTAACACTTTATTGTACACAATTATCCCGCCAAGAACTAAGACGACGAGACCGATAGCAATCCATCTTTTCACAGGTAACTATTTTGCAGGAGAGAACTTAAGTAGTAACGTTAAAAAACAAAGATTTTGTTCTTCTACTGCAAAGCTATGACCGTTGACGAGTATATCAATCTGAATATGCCGAACGGCAGGGGATTTGGGCTGAATCGGCTAATTTGCCAGCTGAATGCCTGCTGCGAAACGCTGCTTCTACGGGGAGGTCGGTGTATCCAGGGCCGAAAACAGGAGATGCCGCATGAACCTCAGCAACTTTGTGGAGTCGCCCCCCGTATTGCCCGGCTTTGATGCGAAGTCGGTCAGGGACGGCAGGTTCTGCATGAAAAACGTTTGGTAATGCGCCGTTTCGATGAGCGAACTGGCCACCGAGCGGGCATAGGGGTAATCAGGGTGGTATTCCAGAATAATGCCCGCAATGCGGCTGCATAGGTCTTTATATGGTTTAAATAACTGATGCCGGTTGTCTTCTGTAACGTGCCGGGTCAGATACGCCTTACTCGACTCGCGCACGACGATACCGTGAAGCGCCCGGATGTCAATGTCATCCGTAGCCGTTGGGGCCACATCCTTCAGTAATACCAGGCGCAGCAGCCGCTCTAGCTTCTCGTGCGGGTCCGCGAGATTATTTGTCTGAAAAACAAGCTGAAATTCCATCCACTGCCAATACCAGGCTACCAGATAAACCAGCAGTCGGTGCTTATTTTCGAAATACCGATAAATGCTGGCTTCTTTGGTATTCAGACGCTCGGCCAGTTTTTTAAACGTAGCCTCCTCAAAGCCGACTTCGTCAAATAATAACGTCCCCTGTCGGACAATCCGTCGTCCTAAATCAGACCCTTCCGGGTCGCGTAAAAATAAGTGCGCGTTCATGCGCACATGCAACGAATACTCCATTTATCCAGCCGGTTGTCCTTTCGACTAAAATTCAGCTGCCAAATAACAAACTTTTATGGTTAAAAGTTATGTTTGTATAAATGATAGTTATACTATCAATCATAATAGCACTTGTCTTATGGCAGTTATCGAAGCAATTGAGTCGCCACCGTCGCCTGTGCAACGGCTATTCCGGCTTCTGTCGAATGAAAAAAAAGATATTGGGTACATCTATCTGTACGCCATCGTAACCGGTATTATCAGTCTGTCTCTGCCGCTGGGCATTCAGGCTGTTTTTAACCTGGTGTCGGGTGGGCTGGTGTTCAGTTCTGTCTACGTGCTCATCGGACTGGTCATTGCCGGCGTTATCATAGCCGGTCTGTTGCTGATTGGCCAGATGGTTCTGGTTGAGATTTTGCAGCAGCGCATTTTCGCCAAAGCGGCTTTTGAATTTGCTTACCGCCTGCCGCGTATCCAGCCCGAAAGTTTCGGCGGTTATTACCCGCCCGAATTGATGAACCGGTTTTTTGATGTGATGACCATTCAGAAGGGTCTGCCGAAACTGCTGATCGACCTGACAGCGGCAGCGATGCAGATTCTGTTCGGCATTATTCTGCTGTCGTTTTATCACCCCGTGTTTCTGGCGTTCGGTTTGTTTACGCTGCTGGCCGTAACGGGAATTGTATTGATCAGTGGTCCGGCAGGATTACGGACGAGTCTGCGCGAATCGAAGGACAAATACAAGGTGGTTGCTTATCTGGAAGACATTGCCCGTGACCTGCCTGGTTACCGCTACCGAACCGCTAACGGCTCGGCCGATCAGCTTGAACTGATTGACCATATGGATGCGTTGGTGACGAATTATCTGAAGAATCGGCAGCAGCATTTTGGCGTGCTGAAACGGATATTTTACAATGGTCTGGCCTTCAAAACGCTGATCACGGCCGGCCTGCTCATTCTGGGTACTACGCTCGTGGTGGGCCGGGAGATGACGCTGGGGCAGTTTGTGGCCTCGGAGTTAGTGATTGTTCTGATTACGAGTTCGGTTGATAAGCTGCTGTCGGGTATTGATACCGTATTCGATCTGCTGACGGCCGTTGAAAAAATCGGGAGCGTAACTGACCTGCCACTAGAAACTGAAACGGACCATGCTTAACCTGTCACGGCAACGGGTAGATGAAGCCTTGCTTAAGCACTATCCCCTCCGAACATTAAAAAATCTGCCTCAGCCTAACGGCGGACGACGGCTGGGACGCTGGATGCTGGCGCTGCTGGCGCTATCGCTTCTCATTATGTTTCTGCCCTGGCAGCAGAACATCAATGGCGAGGGTGCTGTAACGGCATTGACGCCCCAGGACCGGCCGCAGACGGTGCAGAATGCCATTCCGGGCCGGATAGAACGCTGGGCCATCCGGGAAGGGCAACGGGTCAGCAAAGGCGATACGCTGCTGGTGATCTCTGATATTAAAGACGATTACTTCGACCCGAATCTTCAGCAGCGACTGGACGAGCAGTTGACGGCCAAGCAGGGTAGCCGGAGCGCATCGGAAGCCAAGATTGCGGCCCTGAACAGCCAGTTGACAGCGCTGGAAAGCGGTCTGCGGGTCAAACTGGCCGCTGCCCGCAACAAGGTTCGCCAGAGTGAATTCAAGGTCGTCAGCGACAGCGCTGATCTGGTATCCATCCGGAAAAATTACCAGATCGCCCTCGACCGGCTCGACCGCTATGAGAAAGGTTACAAAAACGGCCTGTTCTCGCTGACGGATCTGGAAGCCCGTCGACTGAAAGTACAGGAGGATGTCGCGAAGGTAGTAGCTCAGGAGAACAAACTGAACGTGTCGCGGCAGGAGCTGATCAATGCCCGGCTTGACCTCAGCACGATCCAGGCCGATTACCAGGAAAAGGTAGCCAAGACACTTTCGGATCGAAGTTCGGCAGTCTCGTACCGCGCCGACGCCGATGGCGAAATTTCGAAGCTGCAGAATAAAATCAGCAGCGTTTCCGTCCGGCAGGGGCTATACGTAGTACGGGCTCCGCAGTCTGGCTACGTGGTGCGGGCGCTGAAAGCGGGTATTGGCGAAACCATTAAGGAGGGCGAGTCCATCGCAACGCTGCAGCCTGAGAATCCTCAACTGGCGGTGGAACTCTCGGTTCGGGCCATGGACGTACCGCTGATCCAGCGCGGGCGCGCCGTGCGCTTAGAATTTGACGGCTGGCCGGCCGTTCAGTTTTCGGGCTGGCCGCTGGTGGCGGTAGGGACGTTTGGCGGTGAGGTTGCCGTAATTGATGCTGTCAGCAATCCCAACGGTACGTACCGGCTGCTGGTTACGCCTAAAGCAACCCAGAACGATCAGCCCTGGCCGGAGCAGTTGCGCGTTGGCTCACGGGTTTATGGCTGGGTCATGCTCGACGATGTGCCGATCTGGTACGAGCTCTGGCGGCTACTGAACGGCTTCCCGCCGAGTCTGCAAAAAGAGCCGAACGAAGAGAAAGGAGCGAAAAAATGAGAACGCGTATGTACCCGTTCGGGAGGCTGGTTTTCGGGCTGTTGTGTTACGGTCTGATGGCCGCGCCGGGATTTTCCCGCCAGTCTGACTCAGCTATGCAGCCGGATTCCGCCGTTTTCCCGGCACCGGTTTTTTACGAACTGATCCGGCAGAATCACCCGCTGGTCAAGCAGGCCGATCTGTTCGGTGAGGAAGCGCGGCAGGTACTCGTACAGGCGCGGGGCGCCTTTGACCCGAAATTGACGTCATTCTACGACCGCAAGGAGTTCGGGAATCAGCTTTACTACGAACGCTGGCAAAGCAAACTGGCCGTGCCCCTCTGGCCGGGAGGCATTGACCTGAATATATCCTACGACCGCAACACGGGAACTTACCTCAACCCCGAAGAGAAGGTGCCGGCATCGGGCTTGTCGGG is from Spirosoma taeanense and encodes:
- a CDS encoding efflux RND transporter permease subunit encodes the protein MSLPELSLNRPVFAMVMSIVIVLFGIIGFTFLGVREYPAIDPPVISVRTNYTGANPDIIESQITEPIEKSLNSIEGIRTISSNSALGASTITVEFNLDADLEQAANDVRDKVAQAQRQLPQDIDAPPVVTKADANSDPIIFMTVQSTTRNPTQLSDYAENVLQERLQTIPGVSQANVYGLKRQAMRLWIDPIKLSAYRLTTQDIQNALTSQNVELPGGKVYGNNTELTVKAVGRLTTEDDFNNLILRQTANQIVRFKDVGTATLGAENEETISKQNGVVGVVLALIPQPGANYVSIADEFYRRFDALKRDLPDDIRVSIGIDRSTFIRRAIEEVGETLLISFVLVVLVIYFFFRDWLIAFRPLIDIPVSLIGAFFIMYVADFSINVLTLLGIVLATGLVVDDGIVVTENIFKKIEQGMDTKQAAKEGSNEIFFAVIATSITLAIVFLPVIFLQGFVGRLFREFGVVVAGAVLISAFVSLTLTPVLSVKLTSKNHGRSWFYRKTEPFFEWLDQSYRSSLESFLRKRGWAFVMIGACLLLIFGLGSLLKSELAPLEDRSRTRIAITSPEGTSYESQATTTDRVMQFVLDSIPETKLAFSVVAPGFSGAGAVNSSFVMVNMTDPSERERSQQDIVDYLTKNLKRFSEARMFATQDQTIQVGRGGGLPVQFVIQNLNFEKLREKLPTFLEEVQKDPTFQNSDVDLKFNKPELNISIDREKATNLGVSVQDVAQTLQLALSNRRLAYFLMNGKQYQVIGQVARGDRDEPVDLASFYVRTNQGTLIQLDNLVKFQEVSSPPQVYHYNRFKSATVSAGLAPGKTVGDGVAAMQAIAARTLDDSFQTALSGPSRDYAESSGNTLFAFGLALILVYLILAAQFDSFVDPFIIMITVPLALAGAVFSLWMFNQTLNIFSQIGIIMLVGLVTKNGILIVEFANEQRLTGKNKFEAAAESAALRLRPILMTTLVAAFGALPLALALGSASKSRIPLGIVIVGGLLFSLILTLYVVPVIYTYLSRRKDVQPEEGVKEKRPLPQPDGRETGDTEKPEEMEVI
- a CDS encoding efflux RND transporter periplasmic adaptor subunit — its product is MKRWIAIGLVVLVLGGIIVYNKVLHPAPGASSGAPGGGDGGKGGAGKGGPGGAGRGPTPAVNGFVVVSQSLKEEVVSSGSLLAAEQVDIYPEISARITQLNIREGQPVQKGDLLVKLFDADLRAQLQKLQAQADNARRTEERNKQLLDRGGISQQEFDIATTNLRSSLADIELVRANLQRTEIRAPFSGIIGLRNVSSGAVVSPNTLIARLQQISSLKLDFSIPEKYGQSVHTGSTISFLVDGASNPSQGVVYAIEPGVEEETRNLRIRARVSNPSLRFRPGTFARVTLTIQNEKSLVVPTQAIIPQTRTNQVVVVKNGKAQFRDVKTGLRTAGTIQVLSGVQAGDTVATTGLLFLKPDVPVKVNRVITLPGSGPKVAQN
- a CDS encoding TetR/AcrR family transcriptional regulator — protein: MEYSLHVRMNAHLFLRDPEGSDLGRRIVRQGTLLFDEVGFEEATFKKLAERLNTKEASIYRYFENKHRLLVYLVAWYWQWMEFQLVFQTNNLADPHEKLERLLRLVLLKDVAPTATDDIDIRALHGIVVRESSKAYLTRHVTEDNRHQLFKPYKDLCSRIAGIILEYHPDYPYARSVASSLIETAHYQTFFMQNLPSLTDFASKPGNTGGDSTKLLRFMRHLLFSALDTPTSP
- a CDS encoding ABC transporter transmembrane domain-containing protein, which encodes MAVIEAIESPPSPVQRLFRLLSNEKKDIGYIYLYAIVTGIISLSLPLGIQAVFNLVSGGLVFSSVYVLIGLVIAGVIIAGLLLIGQMVLVEILQQRIFAKAAFEFAYRLPRIQPESFGGYYPPELMNRFFDVMTIQKGLPKLLIDLTAAAMQILFGIILLSFYHPVFLAFGLFTLLAVTGIVLISGPAGLRTSLRESKDKYKVVAYLEDIARDLPGYRYRTANGSADQLELIDHMDALVTNYLKNRQQHFGVLKRIFYNGLAFKTLITAGLLILGTTLVVGREMTLGQFVASELVIVLITSSVDKLLSGIDTVFDLLTAVEKIGSVTDLPLETETDHA